Proteins encoded within one genomic window of Lactococcus garvieae:
- a CDS encoding EbsA family protein codes for MKSGYFQPLTNVYKIAWIWWVILLSFQQVLYYENNLRINWFQIAILIFLVFAFYFLVRQRRFFAAEDALHFSRDFRLGMLKIDMTYMSSVKVTPRTVRFIYVGKEYHFVVLGKSNQLLQNVLKENNVEYTTSTLKRSTKV; via the coding sequence ATGAAATCTGGATATTTTCAGCCTTTAACAAATGTTTATAAAATAGCTTGGATATGGTGGGTGATTCTCCTTTCTTTCCAACAAGTACTTTACTATGAAAATAATCTTCGGATAAATTGGTTTCAAATAGCAATCCTCATATTTCTGGTCTTTGCTTTCTACTTTTTAGTTAGACAACGTCGCTTTTTTGCAGCAGAAGATGCTTTGCACTTTTCTCGCGATTTTCGTTTAGGAATGCTTAAAATAGATATGACTTACATGAGCTCGGTTAAAGTTACACCCAGAACAGTACGTTTTATCTATGTTGGCAAGGAATATCACTTTGTTGTATTGGGCAAATCCAATCAGCTTTTACAAAATGTTTTAAAGGAAAATAATGTTGAATACACTACATCAACACTTAAAAGATCCACGAAAGTGTAA
- a CDS encoding LTA synthase family protein, translating to MQRKNKLRLTLKKLFKSFNTRLGLVCWSTFFIWVKTMIAYFAVFNGLNSSKLADYLLVIVNPIGFTAIFFSLILFVKRKQLFYLGMLLMNLIGNLLVYGNILYYREFSDFLTLNTLTGGAGMVGKGFDLGAIAVSWIDIIFWLDLVVILVLFLTKKIRMDERRPTNLFAFKVFSISVMIFGLNFWMADLTEHRLVSRQAQYDATYVVRYLGLGPWLATNSWYTHVSNETRAMASKTDFTKVQKYIQKDRYLAPNAQMFGIAKNRNVIVIHLESLQQDVINMKVNGEEVTPFLNSLYNNNPSVYSFSNFFNQVGQGKTSDAETMLETSTFGLSSGSLFSSLGSTQTFQAMPAILDQKEGYSSAVFHGNVGSFYSRNNVYRNMGYQNFFDQSFFNLTSTNSTAWGVKDKYFFADSIPYLEQLQQPFYAKYLTVTNHTPYTGLEDYEMNPKLLAGGSGNSVVDNYFLTANYLDSSVKDFFDYLKKSGLYEKSIIVLYGDHYGISGSDTKYYAPFVGKKAEDWTEYDNTMMQRTPFMIDIPGQTTGHINDEYVGEIDVMPTLEHLLGISTKDFIQFGQDIFAPNREKFVALRNRGFVTPTITKSSATSSVYHDTKTGEVLKLTESQQKYVDNIQEKVNKMLDMSDTFNTEDLLRFYTPPGFEPVQPGNYSYNVTSTRERLKKEQEVLKARSTSLLSENQGVSSVNLFRDPVLAAKKAQEEAAAAAAKDKEKANTKTSSSTDKKVEKGK from the coding sequence GTGCAAAGGAAAAACAAATTGAGGTTAACCTTGAAAAAATTATTCAAAAGCTTTAATACACGACTAGGGCTAGTCTGCTGGTCGACCTTCTTCATTTGGGTTAAAACCATGATTGCTTATTTTGCTGTCTTTAATGGTTTGAACTCTTCGAAACTTGCGGATTATTTATTAGTCATCGTCAATCCAATTGGCTTCACGGCAATTTTCTTTAGTTTAATATTGTTTGTTAAAAGAAAACAACTTTTTTATCTCGGTATGCTCTTGATGAACCTGATTGGAAATCTACTGGTTTATGGTAATATTCTTTATTACCGTGAATTTTCGGATTTTCTTACCTTGAACACGTTAACAGGTGGAGCAGGCATGGTTGGAAAAGGCTTTGACCTTGGAGCTATCGCTGTTTCATGGATTGATATCATTTTTTGGCTTGATCTTGTAGTCATCCTTGTTCTTTTTCTTACTAAAAAGATTAGGATGGATGAGCGTCGCCCAACTAACTTGTTTGCTTTCAAGGTTTTCAGTATTTCCGTTATGATTTTTGGACTGAATTTTTGGATGGCAGATTTAACGGAGCATCGCTTAGTTTCTCGCCAAGCGCAGTATGATGCGACGTATGTGGTCCGTTATTTAGGCCTTGGCCCTTGGTTAGCCACAAACAGTTGGTATACTCATGTCTCAAATGAAACACGAGCTATGGCTTCAAAAACGGATTTTACTAAAGTTCAAAAATACATCCAAAAAGATCGCTATCTTGCACCAAATGCTCAGATGTTTGGCATAGCGAAAAACCGTAATGTGATCGTTATTCACCTCGAATCTTTGCAGCAGGATGTCATCAACATGAAGGTAAATGGAGAAGAAGTAACTCCTTTCTTAAATTCTCTCTATAACAATAATCCTTCTGTCTATTCTTTCTCTAACTTCTTTAACCAAGTGGGGCAAGGTAAGACATCAGATGCAGAGACCATGCTGGAAACTTCCACTTTTGGTTTGTCATCGGGCTCACTTTTCTCAAGTTTAGGAAGTACACAAACTTTCCAAGCTATGCCAGCCATTTTGGATCAAAAGGAAGGCTATTCTAGTGCAGTATTTCACGGTAATGTTGGCTCTTTCTATAGCCGTAATAATGTTTACCGTAATATGGGATATCAAAATTTCTTTGATCAATCTTTCTTTAATCTCACTTCCACGAATTCAACAGCTTGGGGTGTAAAAGACAAGTACTTCTTTGCTGATTCTATCCCTTATCTTGAACAGTTGCAACAGCCCTTCTATGCTAAATATTTGACCGTTACTAACCACACACCTTACACAGGACTTGAAGACTATGAGATGAATCCGAAACTCTTGGCAGGAGGTTCAGGTAACTCTGTGGTTGATAATTATTTCTTAACCGCAAATTATTTAGATTCCTCAGTTAAAGACTTCTTTGATTATTTGAAAAAATCAGGTCTTTATGAAAAATCCATAATCGTTCTTTATGGAGATCACTATGGTATTTCTGGTTCAGATACAAAATATTATGCGCCATTCGTCGGTAAAAAGGCAGAAGACTGGACCGAGTATGATAACACAATGATGCAACGTACACCATTTATGATTGATATACCAGGGCAAACAACAGGCCATATCAATGATGAGTATGTCGGTGAGATTGATGTCATGCCAACTTTGGAGCACTTATTAGGGATTTCCACTAAGGATTTTATTCAATTTGGTCAAGATATATTTGCCCCAAATCGTGAAAAATTTGTCGCTCTAAGAAACCGTGGTTTTGTTACGCCAACCATTACTAAATCAAGTGCAACAAGCTCTGTTTATCATGATACTAAAACAGGTGAAGTCTTGAAGCTGACCGAGAGCCAGCAGAAATATGTTGATAATATTCAAGAAAAAGTTAATAAAATGCTCGATATGTCAGATACTTTCAATACAGAAGATCTTCTTCGTTTCTATACTCCACCTGGATTTGAGCCGGTACAACCAGGCAACTATAGTTACAATGTAACTTCAACGAGAGAACGTCTGAAAAAGGAACAAGAAGTTCTGAAGGCACGTTCTACATCGCTTCTTTCGGAAAACCAAGGGGTATCTTCTGTAAATCTCTTTAGGGATCCCGTATTGGCAGCGAAAAAAGCTCAAGAAGAAGCCGCAGCTGCTGCAGCAAAAGATAAAGAAAAAGCAAACACCAAAACCTCATCTTCTACGGATAAAAAAGTTGAGAAAGGAAAGTAA